CCGATTCCAATCTTCAGACCCGGCAAACCTTCAATCCGATCTCGCCACGCTTTCACTCGCTCGGGTTCGGGATGCAAGTAAGGCGTCGCGACTCGGAATTTCTCGGGACGATCCAGTTGCAATAGCGCCGGCAAACTCAGTAGCGGCGAATACAGATCAAATGCAATTGCCGCGGGTTGGTCCACCGGCATCCAATGATCCACTCCGTCGACATTGCCCAACAACCGACTGAGTGGCTTTTGCACCGCCATCCACACGGTCGCTCCAAGACGCTGCACCTGCGGCAGGAAGCGAATGAATTGCAACGTGTCGCCGAATCCTTGTTCCGAATGAATCAAGATCGAGCGTCCATCTAGCGGCGATCCGTCCCACCGCGGCAACGGAATCTCGGGTCTTGGTACCGACGCTGCCTTCCATCGCCACTCGTATTCGATCCAACCTTCCTCGAAGCGGCCGATCTTTAATAGCGAAAGCGCTCGATTGAAGCGAAGTCGATCATTTGCCGGGTCGAGCACCAAGCCTCGTTCAAAAACTTGGATCGCTCGCGCTGATTCGCCTCGCGTTTGATACAGCAGTCCTAAATAGGTGTGTGCTGGCACCAAGTCACAACGAATTCGCAGTGCATGCTCGAGCGTTTCAATGGCCTCGTCGATTTGGTGACGACGCGACTGCACTAGGCCGATGACTTCGATCGCTTCGGCACATGCGGGGTGTCCCGCCAAGACGCCAGTAGCGATCGCATGAGCTTCATCGATTCGATTCTGATCAAACGACTGCTGGGCAAGCAACACGTCCGATTGCCAAGCGGAAGCATTCATCAACGTCCTTCCTCAGCGATAGCGAAGACCAGCAGCAACCGTCCACAATCCTAAGCGATTTTTCCGCATGCGTGTGAATGCGGTCCCAAATCGAGCGATGCGGTTTCGGCGAACGTGTTTGAGTTCCTCGAAAATTGTTTTGAGGAGGATCGGAGCGTGCACGCTTACCGCAATCAGCCCTCCCCGGC
The nucleotide sequence above comes from Novipirellula caenicola. Encoded proteins:
- a CDS encoding tetratricopeptide repeat protein, which encodes MNASAWQSDVLLAQQSFDQNRIDEAHAIATGVLAGHPACAEAIEVIGLVQSRRHQIDEAIETLEHALRIRCDLVPAHTYLGLLYQTRGESARAIQVFERGLVLDPANDRLRFNRALSLLKIGRFEEGWIEYEWRWKAASVPRPEIPLPRWDGSPLDGRSILIHSEQGFGDTLQFIRFLPQVQRLGATVWMAVQKPLSRLLGNVDGVDHWMPVDQPAAIAFDLYSPLLSLPALLQLDRPEKFRVATPYLHPEPERVKAWRDRIEGLPGLKIGIGWQGSPTFHGDVWRSIPLSSFAALARLDNVTLVGLQKHDGLNQLSENDTAVPLVRFDDLDADGAFVDTIAVIQHLDLVVTSDTALAHLAGAAGVPVWCLVSTACDWRWRSESSDTAWYDSMRLFRQPKLGDWESVIDDVVAELQRSAIRS